A region of Chloroflexota bacterium DNA encodes the following proteins:
- a CDS encoding ABC transporter substrate-binding protein encodes MKCKYRMAVAFLLILALLVPLSSLGCGGGGGDERVTIVVGQMTDLTGIASPAFKQLTYVTQDMARYFNDEGLIPGAKIEVLPYDTKYDPSRYIPGYDWLKSKGAKAIITILADVAEVLKPFAERDKIPIVSFSVTENLYNPPGWAFGLSGSLNDGSKTLLKWVRENDWKGEGIPKIGLTYWATAQAEDVGKTVEAYLRDRPDLYQWGGCYTAPPGTVNWRTQAQRLKDCDYIATTSGTMLGYFLRDLESVGSNATVIDCLASMGSYRKFYADLVGWDVLDGCYSTSNSFYWTDSDPIVDLAKTAVHRYRSSSEAAEIIAAGQGYVGVAAMLVTIFEILQQTVEKVGAENFSGQAYYDAAKKYKTTSPMWQNYPEFGFGETKRLLMDQCLITGFKGGAVKDYVTLSGWLPAPPVED; translated from the coding sequence GTGAAGTGCAAGTACAGAATGGCCGTAGCCTTTCTTTTGATCCTGGCTCTCCTGGTGCCGCTTTCGTCCTTGGGTTGTGGTGGTGGAGGAGGAGACGAGAGGGTAACTATCGTTGTAGGCCAGATGACCGATCTTACAGGGATAGCCTCACCGGCGTTTAAGCAGCTCACTTACGTAACGCAGGACATGGCCAGATATTTCAACGATGAAGGCCTTATCCCTGGGGCAAAGATCGAAGTGCTCCCATACGATACTAAGTACGATCCTAGCCGGTACATACCCGGCTACGACTGGCTGAAGTCGAAGGGGGCCAAAGCAATTATTACTATACTTGCAGACGTAGCCGAGGTATTGAAACCCTTTGCCGAGAGGGACAAGATCCCTATAGTCTCCTTTTCAGTCACCGAGAATCTGTATAATCCTCCGGGATGGGCATTTGGCCTTTCAGGCAGCCTGAATGACGGATCGAAGACCCTATTGAAATGGGTCAGGGAAAATGACTGGAAAGGCGAGGGGATTCCTAAGATTGGCCTGACGTACTGGGCCACAGCACAGGCCGAGGATGTTGGAAAGACAGTAGAGGCATACTTGCGCGACCGTCCAGACCTGTATCAGTGGGGCGGCTGTTATACTGCTCCCCCGGGCACGGTGAACTGGAGAACTCAAGCACAGAGGCTAAAAGACTGCGATTATATAGCTACGACCTCTGGCACCATGCTGGGTTACTTCTTGAGGGACCTTGAAAGCGTTGGCTCCAACGCGACGGTTATTGATTGCCTCGCTAGCATGGGTTCTTACAGAAAGTTTTACGCAGATCTGGTTGGCTGGGATGTCCTGGATGGATGCTATTCCACCTCTAACTCTTTCTATTGGACTGACTCGGACCCCATCGTCGATCTGGCCAAGACGGCCGTTCACCGATACCGCTCATCGTCGGAGGCTGCGGAAATCATCGCTGCTGGCCAAGGTTATGTGGGCGTGGCAGCCATGTTGGTCACCATCTTCGAAATCCTGCAGCAGACAGTAGAAAAGGTGGGGGCGGAGAATTTCAGTGGTCAAGCCTACTATGATGCCGCCAAGAAGTACAAGACTACCAGTCCCATGTGGCAAAACTACCCGGAATTTGGCTTCGGCGAGACCAAACGCTTGCTAATGGATCAATGCCTGATAACCGGATTCAAGGGCGGCGCTGTGAAAGACTACGTGACTCTCAGTGGTTGGCTGCCAGCTCCACCCGTAGAGGATTGA